Proteins encoded within one genomic window of Streptomyces sp. NBC_00523:
- the prcA gene encoding proteasome subunit alpha, whose translation MSTPFYVSPQQAMADRAEYARKGIARGRSLVVLQYADGIVFVGENPSRALHKFSEIYDRIGFAAAGKYNEYENLRIGGVRYADLRGYTYDRDDVTARGLANVYAQTLGTIFSSAAEKPYEVELVVAEVGAEPEGDQIYRLPHDGSIVDEHGSVAVGGNAEQISTFLDQRHRDGMSLAEALKLAVQALSREANGNEREIPADRLEVAVLDRTRPQQRKFKRIVGRQLARLLEAEAAASTPTDAPSDAEDGESTDSPTATTDPKGATDPKSTDTTDSGGDVE comes from the coding sequence GTGTCGACGCCGTTCTATGTCTCACCTCAGCAGGCCATGGCCGACCGGGCGGAATACGCCCGGAAGGGTATCGCCCGCGGTCGCAGCCTGGTTGTGCTGCAGTACGCCGACGGAATTGTGTTCGTCGGCGAGAACCCGTCCCGTGCGCTGCACAAGTTCAGCGAGATCTACGACCGGATCGGTTTCGCCGCCGCCGGCAAGTACAACGAGTACGAGAACCTCCGTATCGGCGGAGTCCGTTATGCCGATCTGCGCGGTTACACCTATGACCGCGACGATGTGACGGCCCGTGGACTGGCGAACGTCTACGCGCAGACGCTCGGCACCATTTTCTCCAGCGCGGCCGAGAAGCCGTACGAGGTGGAGCTGGTGGTGGCCGAGGTGGGCGCCGAGCCCGAGGGCGACCAGATCTACCGGCTGCCGCACGACGGCTCCATCGTGGACGAGCACGGCTCGGTCGCGGTGGGCGGCAACGCGGAGCAGATCAGCACCTTCCTGGACCAGCGCCACCGCGACGGGATGTCCCTCGCCGAGGCCCTGAAGCTGGCGGTGCAGGCGCTGTCCCGCGAGGCCAACGGCAACGAGCGGGAGATCCCCGCCGACCGCCTTGAGGTCGCGGTCCTGGACCGTACGCGGCCGCAGCAGCGCAAGTTCAAGCGGATCGTCGGCCGGCAGCTGGCCCGGCTCCTCGAAGCGGAGGCTGCCGCTTCGACTCCGACCGATGCCCCGTCCGACGCGGAGGACGGCGAGTCCACGGACAGCCCGACGGCCACGACGGACCCGAAGGGCGCCACGGACCCGAAGAGCACCGACACGACGGATTCCGGCGGCGACGTGGAGTAA
- the prcB gene encoding proteasome subunit beta has product MEANTRSTGRLPAAFLTPGSSSFMDFLSDQAPEMLPGNRQTPPLKGAVEAPHGTTIVSAAFPGGVVLAGDRRATMGNMIAQRDIEKVFPADEYSAVGIAGTAGLAVEMVKLFQLELEHFEKVEGAQLSLEGKANRLSTMIRSNLAMAMQGLAVVPLFAGYDIDRERGRIFSYDVTGGRSEEHVGYASTGSGSIFARGSMKKLYREDLTEEETLTLVVQALYDAADDDSATGGPDVGRRIYPIVTVITEEGFRKLTDAESAGIARSILERRLEQPDGPRAALL; this is encoded by the coding sequence GTGGAAGCCAACACTCGTAGCACCGGGCGTCTGCCGGCTGCCTTCCTGACGCCGGGATCGTCCTCCTTCATGGACTTCCTGTCCGACCAGGCGCCGGAGATGCTGCCGGGCAACCGTCAGACACCGCCCCTGAAGGGAGCCGTCGAGGCGCCGCACGGCACGACGATCGTGTCCGCGGCCTTCCCCGGCGGTGTCGTCCTGGCCGGTGACCGGCGGGCGACCATGGGCAACATGATCGCGCAGCGCGACATCGAGAAGGTCTTCCCGGCCGACGAGTACTCGGCGGTGGGCATCGCCGGTACGGCGGGTCTCGCCGTGGAGATGGTCAAGCTCTTCCAGCTGGAGCTGGAGCACTTCGAGAAGGTGGAGGGCGCCCAGCTCTCCCTGGAGGGCAAGGCCAACCGGCTCTCCACGATGATCCGGAGCAACCTGGCGATGGCCATGCAGGGCCTCGCCGTCGTCCCGCTCTTCGCCGGTTACGACATCGACCGCGAGCGCGGACGCATCTTCAGCTACGACGTCACCGGGGGGCGCTCCGAGGAGCACGTCGGCTACGCGTCCACCGGTTCCGGTTCGATCTTCGCCCGGGGCTCGATGAAGAAGCTCTACCGCGAGGACCTCACGGAGGAGGAGACGCTCACGCTGGTCGTGCAGGCGCTGTACGACGCGGCGGACGACGACTCGGCGACGGGCGGCCCGGATGTGGGCCGGCGTATCTATCCGATCGTCACCGTCATCACGGAAGAGGGCTTCCGGAAGCTGACCGACGCGGAATCCGCCGGGATCGCCCGCTCGATTCTGGAACGCCGCCTGGAACAGCCCGACGGCCCGCGCGCCGCGCTGCTCTGA
- a CDS encoding ubiquitin-like protein Pup, whose amino-acid sequence MATKDTGGGQQKATRSTEEVEEQAQDAQASEDLKERQEKLSDDVDDVLDEIDDVLESNAEDFVRSFVQKGGE is encoded by the coding sequence ATGGCGACCAAGGACACCGGCGGCGGACAGCAGAAGGCGACGCGCTCCACGGAGGAGGTCGAGGAGCAGGCGCAGGACGCGCAGGCTTCCGAGGACCTCAAGGAACGCCAGGAGAAGCTGAGCGACGACGTGGACGACGTCCTGGACGAGATCGACGACGTACTCGAGTCCAATGCCGAGGACTTCGTCAGGTCATTCGTACAAAAGGGCGGCGAGTAA
- the dop gene encoding depupylase/deamidase Dop codes for MTVRRVMGIETEYGISVPGHPNANAMLTSSQIVNAYAAAMHRARRARWDFEEENPLRDARGFDLARETADSSQLTDEDIGLANVILTNGARLYVDHAHPEYSSPEITNPRDAVLWDKAGERIMAEAAERAAQLPGAQPIHLYKNNTDNKGASYGTHENYLMKRETPFSDIVRHLTPFFVSRQVVTGAGRVGIGQDGGEHGFQLSQRADYFEVEVGLETTLKRPIINTRDEPHSDAEKYRRLHVIIGDANLSEISTYLKLGTTSLVLSMIEDGFINVDLAVDQPVRTLHQVSHDPGLQQLITLRSGRTLTAVQLQMEYFELGRKYVEERYGADADEQTKDVLSRWEDTLNRLENDPMSLAGELDWVAKRQLMEGYRRRDGLDWDAARLHLVDLQYADVRQDKGLYNRLVARGRMKRLLDEREVEEARTAPPEDTRAYFRGRCLEQYADDVAAASWDSVIFDLPGQDSLQRVPTMEPLRGTREHVKSLLDRCRTAQELVDVLSGR; via the coding sequence ATGACCGTACGGCGAGTAATGGGCATCGAGACGGAGTACGGGATCTCCGTCCCCGGACACCCCAACGCCAATGCCATGCTCACCTCGTCCCAGATCGTCAACGCCTACGCGGCGGCGATGCACCGGGCGCGCCGCGCCCGCTGGGACTTCGAGGAGGAGAATCCGCTGCGGGACGCGCGAGGCTTCGACCTCGCCCGCGAGACCGCCGACTCCAGCCAGCTCACGGACGAGGACATCGGCCTGGCCAATGTCATCCTCACCAACGGGGCCCGGCTCTACGTCGACCACGCGCACCCCGAGTACAGCTCCCCGGAGATCACCAATCCCAGGGACGCGGTCCTGTGGGACAAGGCCGGCGAGCGGATCATGGCCGAGGCGGCCGAGCGCGCGGCGCAGCTCCCGGGCGCCCAGCCGATTCACCTCTACAAGAACAACACCGACAACAAGGGCGCCTCCTACGGGACGCACGAGAACTACCTGATGAAGCGGGAGACCCCGTTCTCGGACATCGTGCGCCACCTGACGCCGTTCTTCGTCTCGCGGCAGGTGGTCACCGGCGCCGGACGGGTCGGGATCGGCCAGGACGGCGGTGAGCACGGCTTCCAGCTCAGCCAGCGCGCCGACTACTTCGAGGTCGAGGTCGGCCTGGAGACCACGCTCAAGCGCCCCATCATCAACACCCGCGACGAGCCGCACTCGGACGCCGAGAAGTACCGCCGGCTCCATGTGATCATCGGCGACGCGAACCTCTCCGAGATCTCGACGTATCTGAAGCTCGGCACCACCTCGCTCGTCCTGTCCATGATCGAGGACGGCTTCATCAACGTCGACCTGGCCGTCGACCAGCCGGTGCGCACCCTGCACCAGGTCTCCCACGACCCCGGGCTCCAGCAGCTGATCACGCTGCGCAGCGGCCGGACACTCACCGCGGTGCAGCTCCAGATGGAGTACTTCGAACTGGGCCGCAAATACGTCGAGGAACGGTACGGGGCGGACGCCGACGAGCAGACCAAGGACGTCCTGAGCCGGTGGGAGGACACCCTGAACCGGCTGGAGAACGACCCGATGAGCCTGGCCGGCGAGCTGGACTGGGTGGCGAAGCGGCAGCTCATGGAGGGCTACCGGCGCCGCGACGGCCTGGACTGGGACGCCGCCCGGCTGCATCTGGTGGACCTGCAGTACGCGGACGTACGGCAGGACAAGGGGCTGTACAACCGCCTGGTGGCCCGCGGCCGGATGAAACGGCTCCTGGACGAGCGCGAGGTCGAGGAGGCCCGTACGGCGCCGCCCGAGGACACCAGGGCGTACTTCCGGGGCCGCTGCCTCGAACAGTACGCGGACGACGTGGCCGCGGCCTCCTGGGATTCGGTGATCTTCGACCTGCCGGGCCAGGACTCCCTCCAGCGGGTGCCCACGATGGAGCCGCTGCGGGGCACCCGGGAGCACGTGAAGTCGCTCCTGGACCGCTGCCGCACGGCGCAGGAGCTGGTCGACGTCCTCTCGGGCCGCTGA
- the arc gene encoding proteasome ATPase: MAAHDDDINRGIRPGRGSDDPAGQVAYLEQEIAVLRRKLADSPRHTRILEERIVELQTNLAGVSAQNERLAGTLREARDQIVALKEEVDRLAQPPAGFGVFLQANEDGTCDIFTGGRKLRVNVSPSVELEDLRRGQEVMLNEALNVVDAMEFERAGDIVTLKEILEDGERALVIGHTDEERVVRLAEPLLDITIRPGDALLLEPRSGYVYEVVPKSEVEELVLEEVPDIDYDKIGGLGDQIELIRDAVELPYLHPDLFKEHELRPPKGILLYGPPGCGKTLIAKAVANSLAKKVAEVTGQPAGKSYFLNIKGPELLNKYVGETERHIRLVFQRAREKASEGTPVIVFFDEMESLFRTRGSGVSSDVENTIVPQLLAEIDGVEGLENVIVIGASNREDMIDPAILRPGRLDVKIKIERPDAEAAKDIFAKYLTPSLPLHADDLAEHTGSKEAAAHAMIQSVVERMYTESEENRFLEVTYANGDKEVLYFKDFNSGAMIQNIVDRAKKMAIKAFLDHGQKGLRVSHLLQACVDEFKENEDLPNTTNPDDWARISGKKGERIVFIRTLVTGKQGADTGRSIDTVANTGQYL, translated from the coding sequence GTGGCAGCCCACGACGACGACATCAACCGCGGCATCCGGCCCGGGCGGGGGTCCGACGACCCAGCCGGCCAGGTCGCCTATCTCGAGCAGGAAATCGCCGTCCTGCGACGTAAGCTCGCCGACTCTCCGCGTCATACGAGGATTCTCGAAGAGCGGATCGTCGAACTGCAGACCAACCTCGCAGGCGTGTCCGCCCAGAACGAGCGGCTCGCCGGCACTCTCCGCGAGGCCCGCGACCAGATCGTGGCCCTCAAGGAGGAAGTCGACCGGCTCGCACAGCCGCCGGCCGGCTTCGGGGTTTTCCTGCAGGCGAACGAGGACGGCACCTGCGACATCTTCACCGGGGGCCGCAAGCTCCGGGTGAACGTCAGCCCCAGCGTCGAACTCGAAGACCTCAGGCGCGGCCAGGAGGTCATGCTCAACGAAGCGCTCAATGTGGTCGACGCCATGGAATTCGAGCGTGCCGGGGACATCGTCACCCTCAAGGAGATCCTTGAGGACGGCGAACGCGCCCTGGTGATCGGGCACACCGACGAGGAAAGGGTGGTGAGGCTCGCCGAGCCGCTGCTGGACATCACCATCCGCCCCGGCGACGCCCTGCTGCTCGAACCCCGTTCCGGCTACGTCTACGAAGTCGTGCCCAAGAGCGAGGTCGAAGAACTCGTCCTCGAAGAAGTGCCCGACATCGACTACGACAAGATCGGCGGCCTGGGCGACCAGATCGAGCTGATCCGCGACGCGGTCGAGCTTCCCTATCTCCATCCCGACCTCTTCAAGGAGCACGAGCTCCGCCCGCCGAAGGGCATCCTGCTCTACGGTCCGCCCGGCTGCGGCAAGACGCTCATCGCCAAGGCCGTCGCCAACTCCCTGGCGAAGAAGGTCGCCGAAGTCACCGGACAGCCCGCCGGCAAGAGCTACTTCCTCAACATCAAGGGCCCGGAACTCCTCAACAAGTACGTCGGCGAGACCGAGCGGCACATCCGCCTGGTCTTCCAGCGTGCCCGCGAGAAGGCGAGCGAGGGTACCCCCGTCATCGTCTTCTTCGACGAGATGGAGTCGCTCTTCCGCACCCGTGGATCGGGCGTCAGCTCGGACGTGGAGAACACCATCGTCCCGCAGCTGCTCGCCGAGATCGACGGCGTGGAGGGCCTGGAGAACGTCATCGTCATCGGCGCCTCCAACCGCGAGGACATGATCGACCCGGCGATCCTGCGGCCGGGACGGCTCGACGTCAAGATCAAGATCGAGCGCCCCGACGCGGAGGCCGCGAAGGACATCTTCGCGAAGTACCTCACGCCTTCGCTGCCGCTGCACGCGGACGACCTGGCCGAGCACACCGGCTCGAAGGAAGCCGCGGCGCACGCCATGATCCAGTCGGTCGTCGAGCGGATGTACACCGAGTCCGAGGAGAACCGCTTCCTCGAGGTCACGTACGCCAACGGCGACAAGGAAGTCCTGTACTTCAAGGACTTCAACTCCGGCGCGATGATCCAGAACATCGTGGACCGGGCCAAGAAGATGGCCATCAAGGCCTTCCTCGACCACGGCCAGAAGGGCCTTCGCGTCTCCCACCTCCTCCAGGCATGCGTGGACGAGTTCAAGGAGAACGAGGACCTGCCGAACACCACCAACCCGGACGACTGGGCCCGTATCTCCGGCAAGAAGGGCGAGCGGATCGTCTTCATCCGCACGCTCGTCACCGGAAAGCAGGGCGCCGACACCGGCCGCTCCATCGACACGGTGGCCAACACCGGTCAGTACCTGTAG
- a CDS encoding ferredoxin — translation MTVRQDSPTGGETQDLEVWIDQDLCTGDGICVQYAPEVFELDIDGLAYVKSDDDELLQDKGATTPVPLPLLQDVVDSAKECPGDCIHVRRVSDRVEVYGPEAA, via the coding sequence ATGACCGTGCGGCAGGACTCTCCCACCGGTGGCGAGACGCAGGACCTGGAGGTCTGGATCGACCAGGACCTGTGCACGGGGGACGGCATCTGCGTGCAGTACGCGCCCGAGGTGTTCGAGCTGGACATCGACGGTCTGGCGTACGTGAAGAGCGACGACGACGAGCTGCTGCAGGACAAGGGCGCGACCACGCCGGTGCCGCTGCCGCTGCTCCAGGACGTCGTGGATTCGGCCAAGGAGTGTCCGGGCGACTGCATTCATGTGCGTCGCGTTTCGGACAGGGTCGAGGTCTACGGGCCCGAGGCCGCCTGA
- a CDS encoding tRNA (adenine-N1)-methyltransferase — protein MSEPTGAARRRGPFKVGDQVQLTDPKGRHHTFTLEAGKNFHTHKGSFPHDELIGAPEGSVVRTTGNVAYLALRPLLPDYVLSMPRGAAVVYPKDAGQILAFGDIFPGARVVEAGVGSGALSTFLLRAIGEQGMLHSYERREDFAEIAQQNVERYFGSPHPAWQLTVGDLQDNLTDTDVDRVVLDMLAPWECLDVVSKALVPGGILCAYVATTTQLSRTVESIREIGCFAEPQPWESMIRNWHVEGLAVRPDHRMIGHTGFLVTARRLADGVEAPARRRRPSKGAYGEDYDGPGGRSAPSRD, from the coding sequence ATGTCTGAACCGACCGGTGCCGCCCGCCGACGCGGGCCCTTCAAGGTCGGGGACCAGGTCCAGCTCACCGATCCCAAGGGACGCCACCACACCTTCACGCTCGAAGCCGGAAAGAACTTCCACACCCACAAGGGTTCTTTCCCGCACGACGAGCTGATCGGTGCCCCCGAGGGCAGTGTGGTCCGTACCACGGGAAACGTCGCCTACCTCGCGCTGCGCCCCCTGCTCCCCGACTACGTCCTGTCCATGCCCCGCGGCGCCGCCGTGGTCTACCCGAAGGACGCGGGCCAGATCCTCGCCTTCGGCGACATCTTCCCCGGCGCACGCGTCGTGGAAGCGGGCGTCGGCTCGGGCGCGCTCTCCACCTTCCTGCTCCGCGCCATCGGCGAACAGGGCATGCTGCACTCGTACGAGCGCCGCGAGGACTTCGCCGAGATCGCCCAGCAGAACGTCGAGCGCTACTTCGGCAGCCCGCACCCCGCCTGGCAGCTCACGGTCGGCGACCTCCAGGACAACCTCACGGACACCGACGTGGACCGCGTCGTGCTGGACATGCTGGCTCCCTGGGAGTGCCTGGACGTCGTCTCCAAGGCGCTCGTCCCCGGCGGCATCCTCTGCGCGTACGTCGCCACCACCACCCAGCTCTCCCGGACGGTGGAGTCCATCCGTGAGATCGGCTGCTTCGCCGAGCCGCAGCCCTGGGAGTCGATGATCCGCAACTGGCACGTGGAGGGCCTGGCCGTGCGCCCGGACCACCGCATGATCGGGCACACCGGCTTCCTCGTCACCGCCCGCCGGCTCGCCGACGGCGTCGAGGCCCCGGCCCGTCGCCGCCGCCCCTCCAAGGGCGCCTACGGCGAGGACTACGACGGCCCGGGCGGCCGGAGCGCTCCCTCCCGCGACTGA
- a CDS encoding site-2 protease family protein, whose amino-acid sequence MDESGDGRRPQPGPAAPGPGDGPGKDAPPRRDEPGGGILMGRPFGVPVYVAPSWFLVAALITWVFGGQLDRVLPDLGAVRYLVALFFAIAFYASVLVHELAHTVAALRYKLPVRRIQLQFFGGVSEIEKESETPGREFVLAFVGPLLSLVLGGLFYVPLRFVERGTVPAVLLGGLMISNLIVAAFNLLPGLPLDGGRMLRAVVWKITGKPMSGTVAAAWVGRALAVGTLVGLPLLTRSGSLGNDAGEISGMDTVTDALLAAILAAIIWTGAGNSLRMARLREHLPGLRARSLTRRAVPVEAATPLSEALRRANEAGARALVVVDGTGEPKALVRETSIVAVPEHRRPWVAVSGLAQDLTDGMKVPAELAGEALLDRLKATPATEYLVVEETGEIYGVLSTADVERAFVAAMARPAA is encoded by the coding sequence GTGGACGAGAGCGGCGACGGCCGGCGACCGCAGCCCGGCCCGGCGGCCCCCGGCCCCGGAGACGGCCCCGGCAAGGACGCGCCCCCGCGCCGGGACGAGCCCGGAGGCGGCATCCTCATGGGCCGCCCCTTCGGCGTACCCGTCTACGTCGCCCCCAGCTGGTTCCTGGTGGCGGCCCTGATCACCTGGGTCTTCGGCGGCCAGCTCGACCGGGTGCTGCCCGACCTCGGCGCCGTCCGCTACCTCGTCGCGCTCTTCTTCGCGATCGCCTTCTACGCCTCCGTCCTCGTCCACGAACTCGCCCACACGGTCGCCGCCCTGCGCTACAAGCTCCCCGTCCGGCGTATCCAGCTCCAGTTCTTCGGCGGCGTCTCGGAGATCGAGAAGGAGTCCGAGACCCCCGGCCGCGAATTCGTCCTGGCCTTCGTCGGCCCGCTGCTCTCGCTCGTCCTGGGCGGGCTCTTCTACGTGCCCCTGCGCTTCGTGGAACGCGGCACCGTCCCGGCCGTCCTGCTCGGCGGGCTGATGATCTCCAACCTCATCGTCGCCGCCTTCAACCTGCTGCCCGGCCTCCCGCTCGACGGCGGCCGCATGCTCAGGGCCGTCGTCTGGAAGATCACCGGCAAGCCGATGAGCGGCACCGTCGCCGCCGCCTGGGTCGGCCGGGCGCTCGCCGTCGGCACCCTCGTCGGCCTCCCGCTCCTCACCCGCAGCGGCTCCCTGGGCAACGACGCCGGCGAGATCAGCGGCATGGACACCGTCACCGACGCCCTGCTCGCCGCGATCCTCGCCGCCATCATCTGGACCGGCGCCGGCAACAGCCTGCGCATGGCCCGGCTCCGCGAGCATTTGCCCGGCCTGCGCGCCCGCAGCCTCACCCGCCGCGCCGTCCCCGTCGAGGCCGCCACCCCGCTCTCCGAGGCCCTGCGCCGGGCCAACGAGGCCGGCGCCCGCGCCCTCGTCGTCGTGGACGGTACCGGCGAGCCCAAGGCCCTCGTCCGGGAGACGTCCATCGTCGCCGTCCCCGAGCACCGCCGCCCCTGGGTCGCCGTCAGCGGCCTCGCCCAGGACCTCACCGACGGCATGAAGGTTCCCGCCGAACTCGCGGGCGAAGCCCTCCTGGACCGCCTCAAGGCCACCCCCGCCACCGAGTACCTCGTGGTGGAGGAGACCGGCGAGATCTACGGCGTCCTCTCCACGGCCGACGTCGAGCGCGCCTTCGTCGCCGCGATGGCCCGCCCCGCCGCCTGA
- a CDS encoding RecB family exonuclease: MQCPLLYRFRVIDKLPQKPSEAATRGTLVHAVLERLFDNPAVERTPGRATALIPGQWDRLLESKPELGELFAEDPGGERLAGWLAQAERLVERWFSLEDPTRLEPAERELFVETELESGLRLRGVIDRIDVAPTGDVRIVDYKTGKAPRPEYAEGALFQMKFYALVIWRLKGVVPRRLQLVYLGSGDVLTYDPVVADLERVERKLLALWEAISLATRTGEWRPRPTKLCGWCDHQALCPEFGGTPPVYPLTIRPAGPAEDDQGRMEPVRAEAGRPVAHDGH; encoded by the coding sequence ATGCAGTGCCCCTTGCTGTACCGCTTCCGCGTCATCGACAAGCTGCCGCAGAAGCCCAGCGAAGCGGCTACCCGCGGGACGCTGGTCCATGCGGTGCTTGAGCGGCTGTTCGACAATCCGGCGGTGGAGCGCACGCCCGGCCGGGCGACGGCGCTGATCCCGGGGCAGTGGGACCGGCTGCTGGAGTCGAAGCCGGAGCTGGGCGAGCTCTTCGCGGAGGATCCGGGGGGCGAGCGGCTTGCGGGGTGGCTGGCCCAGGCGGAGCGGCTGGTGGAGCGCTGGTTCTCGCTGGAGGACCCGACGCGTCTGGAGCCGGCGGAGCGCGAGCTGTTCGTGGAGACGGAGCTGGAGTCGGGGCTGCGGCTGCGCGGGGTGATCGACCGGATCGACGTGGCGCCGACGGGCGACGTCCGGATCGTGGACTACAAGACGGGGAAGGCGCCGCGTCCGGAGTACGCGGAGGGCGCGCTGTTCCAGATGAAGTTCTACGCCCTGGTGATCTGGCGGCTGAAGGGTGTGGTGCCGCGCCGGCTCCAGCTGGTCTATCTGGGCAGCGGTGACGTGCTGACGTACGACCCGGTGGTGGCGGACCTGGAGCGGGTGGAGCGCAAGCTGCTGGCGCTGTGGGAGGCGATCTCGCTGGCGACGCGGACGGGCGAGTGGCGGCCGCGTCCGACGAAGTTGTGCGGCTGGTGCGACCACCAGGCGCTCTGTCCGGAATTCGGCGGGACTCCCCCGGTCTATCCGCTGACGATCCGCCCGGCCGGTCCGGCGGAGGATGACCAGGGCAGAATGGAGCCGGTCCGGGCCGAGGCCGGCCGGCCTGTGGCCCACGACGGGCATTGA